CAGCCCAGGTTCACCAGGCGGCCTTCGGCCAGCACGATGATGCTGCGGCCGGACTTGAGGGTCCACTTGTCCACCTGGGGCTTGATGTTCAGCTTGGTGATGCCGGGGGTGGACTCCAGGTAGTGCATGTCGATCTCGTTGTCGAAGTGACCGATGTTGCAGACGATGGCCTCGTCCTTCATGCCTTCCATGTGTTCGCCGGTGATGACGCGCAGGTTGCCGGTGCAGGTGACGTAGATGTCGCCTTCGGCCAGGGCGTCTTCCATGGTGGTGACTTCAAAGCCTTCCATGGCGGCCTGCAGGGCGCAGATGGGGTCGATCTCGGTCACCAGCACGCGGGCGCCGAAGCCGCGCATGGACTGGGCGCAGCCCTTGCCCACGTCGCCGTAGCCCACCACCACCACGACCTTGCCGGCCACCATGACGTCGGTGGCGCGCTTGATGCCGTCGGCCAGGGATTCGCGGCAGCCGTAGAGGTTGTCGAACTTGGACTTGGTCACGGAGTCGTTGACGTTGATGGCCGGGAAGAGCAGCTTGCCTTCGGCTTCCAGCTGGTAGAGGCGGTGCACGCCGGTGGTGGTCTCTTCGGAAACACCCTTCACCCTGGCGGCCACTTCATGCCAGTGGTTGGGATCTTCCTTGTGGCGCAGGGCCAGGCGATCCATGATGATCTGGAATTCCTTGTTGTCGTAGGTCTTTTCCAGCAGGGAAGGATCGTTTTCCACTTCCACGCCCTTGTGGATCATCAGGGTGGCGTCGCCGCCGTCGTCCACGATGAGGTCGGGGCCCTTGCCGTCAGGCCAGGTCAGGGCCATCTCGGTGCACCACCAGTAGTCTTCCAGGCTCTCGCCCTTCCAGGCGAAGACCTTGGCCATGC
This is a stretch of genomic DNA from Desulfovibrio piger. It encodes these proteins:
- the ahcY gene encoding adenosylhomocysteinase codes for the protein MTKALDLSLAYKVADMALADFGKKEMQLSEREMPGLMECIRKYGDRKPLKGLRVTGSLHMTIQTAMLIKTLHALGADIRWASCNIFSTQDHAAAAIAEQGMAKVFAWKGESLEDYWWCTEMALTWPDGKGPDLIVDDGGDATLMIHKGVEVENDPSLLEKTYDNKEFQIIMDRLALRHKEDPNHWHEVAARVKGVSEETTTGVHRLYQLEAEGKLLFPAINVNDSVTKSKFDNLYGCRESLADGIKRATDVMVAGKVVVVVGYGDVGKGCAQSMRGFGARVLVTEIDPICALQAAMEGFEVTTMEDALAEGDIYVTCTGNLRVITGEHMEGMKDEAIVCNIGHFDNEIDMHYLESTPGITKLNIKPQVDKWTLKSGRSIIVLAEGRLVNLGCATGHASFVMSNSFTNQTLAQIKLAKGDLEKKVYTLPKELDEEVARLHLARLGVKLTTLTQEQADYIGVKIEGPYKPDHYRY